The following are from one region of the Vanessa cardui chromosome 3, ilVanCard2.1, whole genome shotgun sequence genome:
- the LOC124543495 gene encoding SRR1-like protein isoform X1: MSEPKFDSDGFQIVKIKKGLKNKPTKVPFKNIHFEKQENKIDIDKSYSRIQTCVEDLEVSEYWQNVNKAVSNTLKHRKVVEIVCFGLGHIGECNISRYQLALLLCIKNTLKPEKIFVHDPIFYSDECDILKKFDLNVIEENTEGSYIINKHGVTLVYLPHCPKQLTNNFLWSNWTENLENCILLCNSFTSLIENHINRVVKETVPFIYKIYPFVHEVSLENSFTYKDIFNDASLHHFPSDKLKLVPKDFWDKQEKPKYENTEEFITSLMIEKLTI; encoded by the exons ATGTCAGAACCGAAATTTGACAGTGATGGTTttcaaattgttaaaattaaaaaaggtctAAAAAACAAGCCAACAAAAGTACCTTTTAAGAATATACATTTcgaaaaacaagaaaataaaatagatatcgATAAATCATATAG tcgtatTCAAACCTGCGTAGAAGATCTAGAGGTCTCGGAATATTGGCAAAACGTGAATAAAGCTGTGAGTAACACTTTAAAACATAGAAAAGTTGTAGAAATAGTATGCTTTGGTCTCGGGCATATAGGAGAATGTAACATATCGCGATATCAGTTAGCATTATTGCTGTGCATAAAGAACACTTTAAAACCGGAAAAGATATTCGTACACGATCCGATATTTTACTCAGATGAATGTGACATTCTcaaaaaatttgatttaaatgttaTCGAAGAGAACACAGAAGGAAGTTACATAATAAACAAGCATGGGGTTACCTTAGTTTACTTACCACATTGCCCAAAACAACTGACCAATAACTTTCTTTGGAGCAATTGGACAGAGAATTTAGAGAATTGCATTCTTCTTTGTAACAGTTTTACATCTTTAATAGAAAATCATATAAATCGAGTTGTTAAAGAGACTGTtcctttcatttataaaatatatccattTGTTCATGAAGTATCGTTAGAAAACAGTTTCACTTATAAGGACATATTTAATGATGCATCATTACATCACTTTCCTAGTGATAAGCTTAAATTAGTGCCCAAAGATTTTTGGGACAAACAAGAAAAACCAAAATACGAGAATACTGAAGAATTTATTACTTCATTAATGATAGAAAAGTTGACAATCTGA
- the LOC124543495 gene encoding protein FMC1 homolog isoform X2: MASISTKPALVTLRQVLSELRKQGSTKKLAENQMARYILNQYRKHQTTDQQLCKAADEMHYKAKTYFEYLHFTRKYKEINSEFKGKGERSVEETARMVGFKLPHDPK, encoded by the coding sequence ATGGCATCGATATCAACAAAGCCCGCTCTTGTTACATTGAGACAAGTGCTGTCCGAATTACGTAAGCAAGGTTCTACAAAGAAACTAGCTGAAAACCAAATGGCTAGATACATTTTGAATCAGTATAGAAAGCATCAGACCACTGATCAGCAGCTCTGCAAAGCCGCAGATGAGATGCACTACAAGGCTAAAACATACTTTGAATACCTACACTTTACGAGGAAATATAAGGAAATAAATTCTGAGTTTAAAGGAAAGGGAGAGAGGAGTGTTGAAGAAACAGCTAGAATGGTTGGTTTTAAACTACCTCATGATCCCAAGTAA
- the LOC124543494 gene encoding short/branched chain specific acyl-CoA dehydrogenase, mitochondrial, which produces MFPLRRVGSKILEQWRTPVAAVAKPQRNFSSEAPPRPLSMLTEDELAMKDTIRKLATEQIAPLVKKMEDEHKIDESIRQMLFDNGLMGIETPVEYSGSGCGFLTMMLVVEELSRVDPAVAAYVDIHNTLVNSLFMKLGTEEQKKKYLTKLCTEYAGSFCLTEPTSGSDAFSLKTVAKKDGKDYVINGSKMWISNSDVAGVFLVMANADPSKGYRGITCFIVERDTPGLSVAKPENKLGIRASGTCMVHFDNVRVPEENILGEYGKGYKYAAGFLNEGRIGIAAQMIGLCQGCMDATIPYTLERKQFGNKIYSYQGISYQIAHLQTQLEAARLLAYNAARLKENGQEFVKEAAMAKYFASEIAQTLTSKCIDFMGGVGFTRDFPQEKFFRDAKIGTIYEGTSNMQLQTIAKYIEKEYTQ; this is translated from the exons ATGTTCCCTTTGCGTCGCGTTGGCAGTAAG atccTGGAGCAATGGCGCACGCCGGTCGCAGCTGTGGCGAAGCCGCAAAGGAATTTCAGCTCAGAGGCGCCTCCGCGACCACTATCAATGTTGACTGAAGATGAATTAGCCATGAAGGACACAA TTAGAAAATTGGCGACAGAACAGATAGCTCCACTTGTTAAGAAAATGGAAGACGAACACAAAATCGACGAGAGCATCCGGCAGATGTTATTCGATAATGGT TTAATGGGCATCGAAACCCCCGTGGAATACAGCGGTTCAGGTTGTGGATTCCTTACCATGATGTTGGTGGTGGAGGAACTGTCCAGGGTCGACCCAGCAGTTGCAGCGTACGTGGATATTCACAATACACTGGTCAACTCCCTGTTTATGAAGTTGGGAACCGAGgaacagaaaaaaaagtatttgacTAAATTGTGCACAGAATAC GCTGGTAGTTTCTGTTTAACTGAGCCCACGTCTGGTTCTGATGCGTTCTCCTTGAAAACCGTGGCAAAGAAAGACGGAAAAGACTATGTCATCAACGGCTCCAAGATGTGGATATCGAACTCCGATGTCGCTGGAGTATTCCTTGTTATGGCTAATGCTGATCCTTCAAAG gGTTACCGAGGTATCACTTGCTTCATCGTAGAACGGGACACCCCCGGCCTTAGTGTTGCCAAACCGGAAAACAAACTCGGGATTCGCGCGTCGGGCACTTGTATGGTGCACTTCGACAACGTTCGAGTACCGGAAGAGAATATTCTTGGAGAATATGGAAAAGG atacaaATATGCAGCCGGTTTCTTAAACGAGGGTCGCATCGGTATCGCCGCGCAAATGATCGGCCTCTGTCAGGGATGCATGGACGCCACCATCCCTTACACGCTGGAGAGGAAGCAGTTTGGCAACAAGATTTATTCTTATCAG GGTATCAGCTATCAAATAGCTCACCTCCAGACACAATTAGAGGCGGCCCGTCTGCTCGCCTACAACGCAGCGCGACTCAAGGAGAACGGACAGGAGTTCGTCAAGGAAGCCGCTATGGCTAAATATTTCGCGTCAG aaATCGCTCAAACTTTGACCTCAAAATGTATTGACTTCATGGGTGGTGTTGGTTTCACCCGTGACTTCCCACAAGAGAAATTCTTCCGAGATGCTAAAATAGGAACTATCTATGAAGGAACCAGTAACATGCAGTTGCAGACCATAGCAAAATACATTGAAAAGGAATACAcacagtaa